In Syntrophales bacterium, a single window of DNA contains:
- the hemB gene encoding porphobilinogen synthase encodes MQFPLYRPRRLRKNEHFRRMVRETRLSADDFVYPLFAVPGKSVKKPIHSMPGNFQMSADYLVQEAKAAKELGIPAVLLFGIPDKKDELATGAFAKDGVVQRAVREIKSRVPDILVITDVCLCEYTSHGHCGMLEKGSVDNDSTLEVLAETAVSHARAGADMVAPSAMMDGQVGAIRDGLDEAGFDDLPIMAYSAKYASCFYGPFREAAESAPQFGDRKAYQMDPANGDEAIREITLDVEEGADIIMVKPALAYLDVIRRAREEFDLPIAAYNVSGEFAMIKAAAQMGWLDGERAMMECLTSIRRAGADIIITYFAPEAAKVLAR; translated from the coding sequence ATGCAGTTCCCCCTGTACCGGCCGAGACGGCTGAGAAAAAACGAGCATTTCCGGCGCATGGTCCGGGAGACGAGGCTTTCCGCGGACGATTTCGTGTACCCGCTCTTCGCCGTCCCGGGAAAGAGCGTCAAGAAGCCCATCCACTCCATGCCGGGGAACTTCCAGATGTCCGCGGACTATCTCGTCCAGGAGGCGAAGGCGGCGAAGGAGCTGGGGATCCCGGCGGTCCTCCTCTTCGGCATCCCCGACAAAAAGGACGAGCTGGCCACGGGGGCCTTCGCGAAGGACGGCGTCGTCCAGCGGGCCGTCCGCGAGATCAAGAGCCGCGTCCCGGACATCCTCGTCATCACCGACGTCTGCCTCTGCGAGTACACGAGCCATGGCCACTGCGGCATGCTGGAGAAGGGGTCCGTGGACAACGACTCGACCCTGGAGGTCCTGGCGGAGACGGCGGTGTCCCACGCCAGGGCCGGGGCAGACATGGTGGCACCCTCGGCCATGATGGACGGCCAGGTGGGGGCCATCCGGGACGGCCTCGACGAGGCGGGCTTCGACGATCTTCCGATCATGGCCTATTCCGCCAAGTATGCATCCTGCTTTTACGGGCCGTTCCGGGAGGCCGCGGAGAGCGCCCCGCAGTTCGGCGACCGGAAGGCCTACCAGATGGACCCCGCCAACGGGGACGAGGCGATCCGGGAGATCACCCTGGACGTGGAGGAGGGGGCCGACATCATCATGGTCAAGCCCGCCCTGGCCTACTTAGACGTGATCCGCCGGGCTCGGGAGGAGTTCGACCTGCCCATCGCCGCCTACAACGTGAGCGGCGAGTTCGCCATGATCAAGGCCGCCGCCCAGATGGGCTGGCTGGACGGCGAGCGGGCCATGATGGAGTGCCTGACCTCGATCCGGCGGGCCGGGGCGGACATCATCATCACCTATTTCGCCCCCGAGGCGGCGAAGGTCCTCGCCCGCTGA
- the ahbD gene encoding heme b synthase — protein MADTGKDRRLPILEDTLRMVAWEITRRCNLACVHCRASSERGPYPGELTTEEGLRLLDDIAAFSRPVIILTGGEPLLRDDVYDLAAYGTKKGLRMVLATNGTLVTEDVARRMIGAGIQRVSISLDGADAASHDSFRCVPGAFAGAMAGIEAMKRAGLEFQINTTITRANRASIAQILDLAVRIGAAAHHIFLLVPTGRGREMADQAISAEEYEETLKWFAEQEHRAPIQLKATCAPHYFRVVRQRKKTSGDEGAGPAGTARGGAAGSAPQGHPLHAVTRGCLGGSAFCFISHTGQVQPCGYLEVDCGQIRERGFEAVWKDSAVFRDLRDLNRYGGKCGRCEFIRVCGGCRARAYEATGDYLAEEPLCIYEPGGV, from the coding sequence ATGGCTGACACCGGAAAAGACAGGCGCCTGCCCATCCTGGAGGATACGCTCCGCATGGTGGCCTGGGAGATCACCCGGCGCTGCAACCTGGCCTGTGTCCACTGCCGGGCCTCCTCCGAGCGGGGACCCTACCCGGGCGAGCTGACCACGGAAGAGGGGCTTCGGCTCCTGGACGACATCGCCGCCTTCAGCCGGCCCGTCATCATCCTCACGGGGGGTGAGCCCCTGCTCCGGGATGACGTCTACGACCTGGCCGCGTACGGGACGAAAAAGGGCCTGCGCATGGTCCTCGCCACCAACGGTACCCTCGTGACAGAGGACGTGGCCCGGCGGATGATCGGGGCTGGCATCCAGCGGGTCAGCATCAGCCTCGACGGGGCCGACGCGGCGAGCCACGACTCCTTCCGCTGCGTCCCCGGGGCCTTCGCGGGTGCCATGGCGGGCATCGAGGCCATGAAGCGGGCGGGCCTTGAATTCCAGATCAACACGACGATCACCCGGGCGAACCGGGCTTCGATTGCGCAAATTCTCGATCTGGCCGTCCGGATTGGGGCGGCGGCCCACCATATCTTCCTCCTCGTCCCGACGGGCCGGGGACGGGAGATGGCCGACCAGGCCATCTCGGCGGAGGAGTATGAAGAGACCCTGAAGTGGTTCGCCGAGCAGGAGCATCGGGCGCCCATCCAGCTCAAGGCCACCTGCGCCCCCCACTATTTCCGGGTCGTGCGCCAGCGGAAGAAGACGTCGGGAGATGAGGGCGCCGGTCCGGCCGGGACGGCACGCGGCGGTGCAGCGGGATCGGCTCCCCAGGGCCACCCCCTCCACGCCGTGACCCGGGGCTGCCTGGGGGGAAGCGCCTTCTGCTTCATCTCGCACACCGGCCAGGTCCAGCCCTGCGGCTACCTGGAGGTGGACTGCGGGCAGATTCGGGAGCGGGGGTTCGAGGCGGTGTGGAAGGACTCGGCGGTCTTCCGGGACTTGCGGGACCTGAACCGCTACGGCGGCAAGTGCGGGCGCTGCGAGTTCATCCGGGTCTGCGGCGGTTGCCGCGCCCGGGCCTACGAGGCGACGGGGGATTACCTGGCGGAGGAGCCTCTCTGCATTTACGAGCCGGGAGGCGTTTGA
- a CDS encoding EF-hand domain-containing protein encodes MKNVWLTVVLILTFLAGTALAAGPSFQDMDADKDGKLSRQEIDAAAEKVFQDADRDRDGYLSEQEFKAIQGARSKFKDLDRNKDGKLSMDELRKSADKRFQYLDRNRDGSIDVPESKVRRAPEISPLFRVYF; translated from the coding sequence ATGAAAAACGTGTGGCTGACGGTGGTGTTGATCCTTACCTTTCTGGCCGGGACGGCCCTGGCCGCGGGGCCTTCCTTTCAGGACATGGACGCGGACAAGGACGGAAAGCTGTCCCGCCAGGAGATCGACGCGGCGGCGGAAAAGGTGTTTCAGGATGCCGACAGGGACCGGGACGGATACCTGAGCGAGCAGGAGTTCAAGGCCATCCAGGGAGCGCGATCGAAGTTCAAGGACCTGGACAGGAACAAGGACGGCAAGCTTTCCATGGACGAGCTCAGGAAATCGGCAGACAAACGATTCCAGTACCTGGACCGGAACCGGGACGGCTCCATTGACGTGCCGGAAAGCAAAGTCCGCCGGGCGCCCGAGATCAGTCCCCTGTTCCGCGTTTATTTCTGA
- a CDS encoding AsnC family transcriptional regulator, which translates to MDGKDREILNILQKEFPLEASPFRAVGENVGLPEGEVLRRVRVLREKGVIRRIGASFNPRKLGFVSTLCAARVPEGKAGAFVNTVNAYPGVTHHYRRDHDYNCWFTFIAPSEEALETALAEIREKTGIEILSLRAVKTYKIDATFEL; encoded by the coding sequence ATGGACGGGAAAGACCGGGAAATTCTGAACATCCTCCAGAAGGAATTCCCCCTGGAGGCATCGCCTTTCCGGGCGGTCGGGGAGAACGTGGGCCTCCCGGAGGGCGAGGTCCTGCGCCGGGTCCGTGTGCTCCGGGAGAAAGGGGTGATCCGGCGCATCGGGGCCTCCTTCAATCCCCGGAAGCTGGGATTCGTCAGCACCCTCTGCGCCGCCCGGGTCCCCGAAGGAAAGGCCGGCGCCTTCGTGAATACCGTCAACGCCTATCCCGGCGTCACCCACCACTACCGCCGGGACCACGACTACAACTGCTGGTTCACCTTCATCGCCCCGTCCGAGGAGGCCCTGGAGACGGCCCTTGCGGAAATCCGGGAGAAGACGGGGATCGAGATCCTGAGCCTTCGAGCGGTCAAAACCTACAAGATCGACGCCACCTTCGAGCTGTAA
- a CDS encoding periplasmic heavy metal sensor has protein sequence MRSGILQWRILSGAAAVLLILLAAVTAASAAPARKGDNADRHWWERPKVVKMLQISEEQVGRIRQATRSDLRKSAELKKAFRQEQDTLDQLVAAEKLDEKAVLRQTEKLLSVLAGFTKIEAEIQFKALKELTAKQRRELMELVRTRKDWAMEKIRKTIPEGENGRSTED, from the coding sequence ATGAGAAGCGGCATCCTTCAGTGGAGAATCCTGTCCGGAGCGGCGGCGGTTCTTCTGATCCTGCTGGCCGCCGTGACGGCCGCCTCCGCGGCCCCCGCCCGGAAGGGCGACAACGCCGACCGGCACTGGTGGGAGCGGCCGAAAGTCGTCAAGATGCTGCAGATCTCGGAGGAACAGGTCGGCCGCATCCGGCAGGCGACCCGGAGCGACCTCCGGAAAAGCGCCGAGCTGAAAAAGGCCTTCCGGCAGGAGCAGGACACCCTGGATCAACTGGTTGCCGCGGAGAAGCTGGACGAGAAGGCCGTCCTTCGTCAGACGGAAAAGCTGCTGTCGGTCCTGGCCGGGTTCACGAAAATCGAGGCGGAGATCCAGTTCAAGGCCCTGAAGGAACTCACGGCGAAGCAGCGCCGCGAGCTGATGGAGCTGGTTCGGACCAGGAAGGACTGGGCGATGGAAAAGATCCGAAAGACGATCCCGGAAGGCGAGAACGGGCGATCGACAGAGGATTGA
- a CDS encoding lysophospholipid acyltransferase family protein: MVDLEYLKNIRLVSNPRSQKLVARLFLTPNYEIFRKLDIRFENIERIPRNENVIFAMNHTDRFNYWPFQYKLWRMEYPFTTVWVKGKYYRNAYLAKGLDLCNLIPVPSMGYLIEEFYKKRFGKKIDREEYRKIRDVIDGKFEDLEAHRKALAETAHLMGDSFVEFIRDLYEKIMARVADLSIYALFEKGLSVIIFPEGTRGSQLGEGRTGIAQVALHTGKTIVPVGCNNSDAVYPGSSPIARSGWINYRIGEPITLDNQLKEFRISEKFQLLSRESQQKYREQFEGATTVIMKSINAQLDEKYRR; the protein is encoded by the coding sequence ATGGTGGACCTGGAGTATCTGAAGAACATCCGGCTGGTGTCCAATCCGCGGTCGCAGAAACTCGTGGCCAGGCTTTTCCTGACGCCGAACTACGAGATCTTCCGCAAGCTGGACATCCGGTTCGAGAACATCGAGCGCATCCCCCGCAACGAGAACGTCATCTTCGCCATGAACCACACGGACCGCTTCAACTACTGGCCCTTCCAGTACAAGCTGTGGCGGATGGAATACCCGTTCACGACGGTCTGGGTGAAGGGCAAGTACTACCGGAACGCATATCTGGCCAAGGGTCTGGACCTCTGCAACCTGATCCCGGTGCCCTCCATGGGCTACCTCATCGAGGAGTTCTACAAGAAGCGCTTCGGGAAGAAGATCGACCGGGAGGAATACCGGAAGATCCGGGACGTCATCGACGGGAAGTTTGAGGACCTGGAGGCGCACCGGAAGGCCCTGGCGGAAACGGCCCACCTGATGGGGGATTCCTTTGTCGAGTTTATCCGCGATCTTTACGAAAAAATCATGGCCAGGGTGGCGGACCTGAGCATCTACGCCCTCTTCGAGAAGGGGCTGAGTGTCATCATCTTCCCCGAGGGAACCCGGGGATCCCAGCTCGGGGAAGGGCGGACGGGGATCGCCCAGGTGGCGCTGCACACGGGGAAGACGATCGTGCCGGTGGGGTGCAACAACTCCGACGCCGTGTATCCCGGCAGCAGCCCGATCGCCCGGAGCGGATGGATCAACTACCGGATCGGCGAGCCCATCACGCTGGACAATCAGTTGAAGGAGTTCCGCATTTCAGAGAAATTCCAGCTCCTGTCCAGGGAGTCGCAGCAGAAGTACCGGGAACAGTTCGAAGGGGCCACTACCGTCATCATGAAGTCGATCAATGCACAACTGGACGAGAAATACCGGCGATGA
- the kdsB gene encoding 3-deoxy-manno-octulosonate cytidylyltransferase: MTIAVIIPSRYESTRFPGKPLADLAGKPMIRHVYERVLQSGTASLAAVATDDPRIFAAVTAFGGRAVMTAETHRSGSDRIAEAAGILGLADDDIVVNVQGDQPVFEPVQIDEVVAPLVSDPSLPMSTLIYRIRRNEEITHPNAVKTVFDRNGNALYFSRSTIPFVRDRGKTADYFKHHGIYAYRKHFLDTFTRLPEGTLERLESLEQLRALEHGYRIRVVITEHDSIEVDTPQELDRIRRLLEEGGSS, translated from the coding sequence ATGACCATCGCCGTCATCATCCCCTCGCGATACGAATCGACGCGCTTCCCGGGCAAGCCCCTGGCGGATCTGGCGGGGAAGCCCATGATCCGGCACGTCTATGAGCGCGTCCTTCAGTCCGGCACGGCAAGCCTCGCCGCCGTCGCCACAGACGATCCCCGCATCTTTGCGGCCGTCACGGCCTTCGGAGGGCGGGCCGTCATGACGGCGGAAACGCACCGCTCCGGCTCGGACCGGATCGCCGAGGCGGCGGGGATCCTGGGCCTCGCGGACGACGACATCGTCGTGAACGTCCAGGGCGACCAGCCCGTCTTCGAGCCGGTCCAGATCGACGAGGTCGTCGCGCCGCTCGTGAGCGACCCCTCCCTGCCCATGTCCACCCTCATCTACCGGATCCGGCGGAACGAGGAGATTACCCACCCGAACGCCGTGAAGACGGTCTTCGACCGGAACGGGAACGCCCTCTACTTCTCCCGCTCCACCATCCCCTTCGTCCGGGACCGGGGAAAGACGGCGGATTACTTCAAGCATCACGGCATCTACGCCTACCGGAAGCACTTTCTGGACACGTTCACCAGACTCCCCGAGGGGACCCTGGAGCGCCTCGAATCCCTGGAGCAGCTCCGGGCACTGGAGCACGGCTACCGCATCCGGGTTGTCATCACGGAGCACGACTCCATTGAAGTGGACACGCCCCAGGAGCTGGACCGGATCCGGCGGCTTCTGGAAGAAGGCGGATCATCCTGA
- the rfaD gene encoding ADP-glyceromanno-heptose 6-epimerase — protein MRKEDAGMIVVTGGAGFIGSAFVWKLNSEGIEDIVVVDRLGTSDKWKNLVNRRFVEYIHKDDFLKMIYADQVPFTVRAIVHMGACSSTTEKDADYLWTNNYLYSCRLADWAIRNGIRFLYASSAATYGDGSLGFSDDDETTALLRPINMYGYSKQVFDLWALKRGADQHMAGLKFFNVFGPNEYHKGDMTSVVFKAFHQIRATGKVRLFKSYRPEYPDGGQMRDFVYVKDCAEAMWWLLNHREANGIFNLGSGKARTWNDLMAAVFRSMDRHPAIDYIDMPPGLDEQYQYFTEAKTERLAGTGCPVPSTSLEDAVQDYVANHLAQRDPHLGMCCAIQ, from the coding sequence ATGCGGAAGGAAGATGCGGGCATGATCGTCGTCACCGGCGGCGCCGGCTTTATCGGCAGCGCCTTCGTGTGGAAGCTCAACAGCGAGGGAATCGAGGACATCGTCGTCGTCGACCGCCTGGGGACCTCCGACAAGTGGAAGAACCTCGTGAACCGGCGGTTCGTCGAGTACATCCACAAGGACGACTTCCTCAAGATGATCTACGCCGACCAGGTGCCCTTCACCGTCCGGGCCATAGTCCACATGGGCGCCTGCTCGTCCACGACAGAGAAGGACGCCGACTACCTCTGGACGAACAACTACCTCTACTCCTGCCGCCTCGCCGACTGGGCGATCCGGAACGGCATCCGCTTCCTCTACGCCAGCTCCGCGGCCACCTACGGCGACGGCTCCCTGGGCTTCTCCGACGACGACGAGACCACAGCGCTCCTCCGGCCCATCAACATGTACGGCTACTCGAAACAGGTCTTCGACCTCTGGGCACTCAAGCGCGGGGCCGACCAGCATATGGCGGGCCTGAAGTTCTTCAACGTCTTCGGCCCCAACGAATACCACAAGGGCGACATGACGAGCGTCGTCTTCAAGGCCTTCCACCAGATCCGCGCCACCGGGAAGGTCCGGCTGTTCAAGTCGTACCGGCCGGAGTATCCCGACGGCGGGCAGATGCGGGACTTCGTCTACGTGAAGGACTGTGCGGAGGCGATGTGGTGGCTCCTGAACCACCGGGAGGCCAACGGGATCTTCAACCTGGGGAGCGGAAAGGCCCGGACCTGGAACGACCTGATGGCGGCGGTCTTCCGGTCCATGGACCGTCACCCGGCCATCGACTACATCGACATGCCCCCGGGGCTGGACGAGCAGTACCAGTACTTCACGGAAGCGAAGACGGAGCGCCTCGCCGGAACGGGTTGTCCTGTCCCGTCCACCTCCCTGGAGGATGCCGTGCAGGATTATGTCGCAAACCACCTTGCGCAGCGCGACCCGCACCTGGGCATGTGCTGCGCCATCCAGTGA
- a CDS encoding DegT/DnrJ/EryC1/StrS family aminotransferase, producing MSGMELIGNEEKKEVLDVLETGVFTRYGFDKERKGIFKVRQFEEEFKRYHGAAHALGVTSGSTALSVALSAMGVGPGDEVIVPAFTFIATYEAVLEVGAIPVAADIDASLNMDPDDIIRKMTPYTKAVIPVHMCGAPADIGRILETCRSSQLMVLEDNAQSVGGSYKGKKLGTFGEMGTFSFDYYKTLTTGEGGMILTDRKDLYDRADWYHDHGHDHNPNVSRAMEGRTILGFNFRMNELQGALGLAQLRKLDFIIAEQKKNKAAVKEMLAGIPGIGFRAIPDPDGDTATHLSFHFPTEAQAEAFQAALGAGGVDTVCFKKNKWHYLANWEHLIAWSTANPKSFPFTNPIYRGKVDYSIRQYPQAHDLLGRTLFLGLPIRMPEGRLEQIRAAVKKAAEAL from the coding sequence ATGTCCGGAATGGAACTGATCGGCAACGAGGAGAAAAAGGAAGTTCTGGACGTCCTGGAGACGGGCGTCTTCACGCGTTACGGATTCGATAAGGAGCGGAAGGGCATCTTCAAGGTCCGCCAGTTCGAGGAGGAGTTCAAGCGTTATCACGGAGCCGCCCATGCCCTGGGCGTCACGTCCGGGTCGACGGCGCTGTCGGTGGCTCTCTCCGCCATGGGCGTGGGCCCCGGCGATGAAGTCATCGTCCCGGCCTTCACCTTTATCGCAACGTACGAGGCCGTCCTGGAGGTGGGGGCCATCCCCGTCGCCGCGGACATCGACGCATCCCTGAACATGGACCCCGATGACATCATCCGGAAGATGACTCCCTATACGAAGGCCGTCATCCCCGTCCACATGTGCGGCGCCCCGGCGGACATCGGCCGGATCCTGGAGACCTGCCGCAGCTCCCAGCTGATGGTCCTGGAGGACAACGCCCAGTCCGTCGGCGGCAGCTACAAGGGGAAAAAGCTCGGCACCTTCGGGGAGATGGGCACGTTCAGCTTTGATTATTACAAGACCCTGACCACCGGCGAGGGCGGGATGATCCTGACGGACCGGAAGGACCTCTACGACCGGGCCGACTGGTACCACGACCACGGACACGACCACAACCCGAACGTCAGCCGGGCCATGGAAGGCCGCACCATCCTCGGCTTCAACTTCCGGATGAACGAATTGCAGGGAGCCCTGGGCCTCGCCCAGCTCCGGAAGCTCGACTTCATCATCGCGGAGCAGAAGAAGAACAAGGCCGCCGTGAAGGAAATGCTGGCGGGCATCCCCGGGATCGGCTTCCGGGCGATCCCGGACCCGGACGGCGACACGGCGACGCACCTGTCCTTCCATTTCCCCACGGAGGCGCAGGCGGAGGCCTTCCAGGCGGCCCTCGGCGCGGGGGGCGTCGACACGGTCTGCTTCAAGAAGAACAAGTGGCACTACCTGGCCAACTGGGAGCACCTGATCGCCTGGTCTACGGCCAACCCGAAGAGCTTCCCCTTCACGAACCCCATCTACCGGGGGAAGGTGGACTACAGCATCCGCCAGTACCCGCAGGCCCACGACCTCCTGGGGCGGACCCTCTTCCTGGGCCTCCCGATCCGGATGCCCGAGGGGCGCCTGGAGCAGATCCGGGCGGCGGTGAAGAAGGCGGCCGAGGCCCTGTAG
- a CDS encoding iron-containing alcohol dehydrogenase, producing the protein MIRPFTYTGAKKIVFGTGSFRGLTDHIRELGGVRPLVVLDHALAEAGFRKTVKDLLDKSGLRYTLFDGVEPEPALERADEGAKAALKGKCDLVVGIGGGSSMDVAKAVAALAGNKGKAVDYLGLNKVPGPGLPTIMVPTTAGTGSEVTFTAVFVRKNLKKKEGMNSPYLYPEVALLDPELTLSLPAQATASTGIDALCHAIESYTSINASPMSEMISLEAVVLIAENLRTCVHNGSDLEARERMLLGSLYAGLGLANAGVTAVHSLSYPLGGAWGIPHGMANTLMLPAVMAYNLPGAIEKFAVLADAMGQEVEDLSMRDAATLALDAVELLIEDCGLAMTLEEFGIAEKDLPALADVALTVARPLANNPRNVTREDAIDIYRDAL; encoded by the coding sequence ATGATCCGACCGTTTACCTATACGGGGGCAAAAAAAATCGTTTTCGGCACGGGCTCCTTCCGCGGCCTGACTGACCACATCCGGGAACTGGGGGGGGTACGTCCCCTGGTCGTTCTCGATCACGCCCTTGCCGAGGCGGGCTTCCGGAAAACCGTGAAGGACCTGCTCGACAAGAGCGGCCTGCGCTATACGCTCTTCGACGGAGTGGAGCCGGAGCCGGCCCTGGAGCGGGCCGACGAAGGCGCCAAGGCCGCGCTGAAGGGCAAATGCGATCTCGTCGTGGGGATCGGAGGCGGCAGCTCCATGGACGTGGCCAAGGCCGTGGCCGCGCTGGCCGGCAACAAGGGCAAAGCCGTCGATTACCTGGGCCTGAACAAGGTCCCCGGCCCGGGACTCCCGACCATCATGGTCCCCACCACCGCCGGCACCGGCAGCGAAGTCACGTTCACGGCCGTCTTCGTCCGAAAGAACCTGAAGAAGAAAGAGGGCATGAACAGCCCCTACCTGTACCCCGAAGTCGCCCTCCTGGACCCGGAACTGACACTCAGCCTGCCCGCGCAGGCCACCGCCTCCACGGGGATCGACGCCCTCTGCCACGCCATCGAGTCGTACACCTCCATCAACGCGTCACCCATGAGCGAGATGATCTCCCTGGAAGCCGTCGTCCTCATCGCCGAAAACCTCAGGACCTGCGTCCACAACGGAAGCGACCTGGAAGCCCGGGAGCGCATGCTCCTGGGGAGCCTTTACGCGGGCCTCGGCCTGGCGAACGCCGGCGTCACGGCGGTCCACTCCCTCTCCTATCCCCTCGGCGGCGCCTGGGGCATCCCCCACGGGATGGCCAACACCCTGATGCTTCCCGCCGTGATGGCCTACAACCTCCCCGGCGCCATCGAGAAGTTCGCCGTCCTGGCCGATGCCATGGGACAGGAAGTGGAGGATCTCTCGATGCGGGACGCCGCAACGCTCGCCCTGGACGCGGTGGAGCTCCTCATCGAGGACTGCGGCCTCGCGATGACCCTGGAGGAATTCGGCATCGCCGAGAAGGACCTGCCGGCCCTGGCGGACGTGGCCCTCACCGTGGCGCGCCCCCTGGCCAACAACCCCCGGAACGTCACCCGGGAGGACGCCATCGACATTTACCGGGATGCCCTCTGA
- a CDS encoding class I SAM-dependent RNA methyltransferase encodes MNPWKTSRRIVLTCARGMVPYLLEEVAGLGVPVRMETDTAVEAEGTLLDCLRLNLRLRTAHRVLYHLDTVAADGPGALYGGITDLPWEEYIREDGYLTVTCTVNHPTIKDSRFVNMKAKDAIVDRMTARKGRRPDSGPERTGAVVHVHWQGDRADIFLHTSGEPLSRRGYRRIPMAAPMQETLAAGVLMAAGWKGEGNLVNPMCGSGTLAVEGALMALNRAPGLHREHFGFMSVRGFPDKEWDALLRQARKEARRSFRGRIVATDIDREAVAAARQNARRAGVEEHISFSAGDFMRTEVPPGGGLAVFNPPYGERLGDQAGLGELYRRVGDFLKKSCRGYTGAVFTGNLALAKRVGLRTSRRIPFYNGDIECRLLLYDLYEGSRKPDRGV; translated from the coding sequence ATGAATCCCTGGAAGACGTCGCGCCGCATCGTCCTCACCTGTGCCCGGGGCATGGTTCCTTACCTCCTTGAGGAAGTCGCCGGGCTGGGTGTTCCCGTCCGCATGGAGACGGACACGGCCGTGGAAGCGGAAGGCACCCTTCTGGACTGCCTGCGGCTGAACCTCCGGCTCCGGACGGCCCACCGGGTCCTGTATCATCTCGATACCGTCGCGGCCGACGGCCCGGGCGCACTCTACGGGGGGATCACCGACCTCCCGTGGGAAGAATACATCCGGGAGGACGGCTACCTGACGGTGACCTGCACGGTGAACCACCCCACCATCAAGGATTCCCGCTTTGTGAACATGAAGGCGAAGGACGCCATCGTGGACCGCATGACCGCCCGGAAAGGCCGCCGGCCGGATTCCGGACCGGAGCGGACCGGGGCGGTGGTTCACGTCCACTGGCAGGGCGACCGGGCCGACATTTTTCTCCACACGTCCGGGGAGCCCCTGTCCCGCCGCGGATACCGGCGGATCCCCATGGCCGCGCCCATGCAGGAGACCCTGGCGGCGGGAGTCCTGATGGCGGCGGGCTGGAAGGGGGAGGGGAACCTCGTCAACCCCATGTGCGGAAGCGGAACCCTGGCCGTCGAGGGAGCCCTGATGGCCCTGAACCGGGCTCCGGGACTGCATCGTGAGCATTTCGGGTTCATGTCCGTCCGGGGTTTCCCGGACAAGGAATGGGACGCCCTCCTCCGCCAGGCCCGGAAAGAAGCGAGGCGCAGTTTCCGGGGTCGGATCGTCGCCACCGACATCGACCGCGAGGCCGTGGCAGCGGCCCGGCAGAACGCCCGGCGGGCCGGGGTGGAGGAGCACATCTCCTTCTCCGCCGGCGATTTCATGCGGACGGAGGTGCCTCCGGGAGGCGGCCTCGCTGTTTTCAACCCGCCCTACGGGGAGCGCCTGGGCGACCAGGCCGGCCTGGGGGAATTGTACCGTCGCGTCGGCGACTTTCTCAAAAAATCCTGCCGGGGCTACACCGGGGCCGTCTTCACGGGGAACCTGGCCCTGGCCAAGCGGGTCGGACTCCGAACCAGCCGGAGAATCCCCTTCTACAACGGGGACATCGAGTGCCGGCTCCTCCTGTACGATCTGTATGAAGGCAGCCGGAAGCCGGACCGCGGCGTTTGA
- the murI gene encoding glutamate racemase produces the protein MGDMTRQPIGVFDSGVGGLTVVRALMERLPFENIIYFGDTARVPYGVKSVETVSQYAIEISDFLLKKGVKLLVIACNTVAAVAGDAVRSRSPVPVLDVIDAGARSAVRETRSRHIGVIGTPATINSNAYARAIHALDPATRIYSQACPLFVPLVEEGWLDHPVTRITANEYLKPVLAEHLDTLVLGCTHYPLLKPLLGEIAGPEVHLVDSGEAMAEATADLLAELHLGNPLREKPSYSCYVSDVPFRFQTMAERFLGRTIAHVELVKL, from the coding sequence ATGGGAGACATGACAAGGCAGCCGATCGGCGTGTTCGACTCCGGCGTGGGGGGGCTGACGGTGGTGCGGGCCCTCATGGAGCGGCTGCCCTTCGAGAATATCATCTATTTCGGGGACACGGCCCGCGTTCCCTACGGCGTCAAGTCCGTCGAGACGGTGTCTCAATACGCCATCGAGATCTCCGACTTCCTCCTGAAGAAGGGGGTCAAGCTCCTCGTCATCGCCTGCAACACCGTCGCCGCCGTGGCCGGCGATGCCGTGCGGAGCCGCTCGCCCGTGCCGGTCCTGGACGTTATCGATGCCGGAGCCCGTTCCGCCGTCCGGGAGACTCGCTCCCGCCATATCGGTGTCATCGGGACTCCCGCCACGATCAACAGCAACGCCTATGCCCGGGCCATCCATGCCCTCGATCCGGCGACCCGCATCTATTCCCAGGCATGTCCGCTGTTCGTACCGCTGGTGGAGGAGGGATGGCTTGATCACCCGGTGACGCGGATCACGGCCAACGAATACCTGAAGCCGGTTCTGGCGGAGCACCTGGACACCCTCGTCCTGGGGTGCACCCACTATCCGCTGCTGAAGCCCCTGCTCGGAGAGATCGCCGGTCCCGAGGTTCACCTGGTGGATTCGGGGGAGGCAATGGCGGAGGCCACGGCGGACCTCCTGGCGGAACTGCACCTGGGAAACCCGCTCCGGGAGAAGCCGTCCTATTCCTGCTACGTCAGCGACGTTCCTTTCCGGTTCCAGACCATGGCCGAGCGGTTTCTCGGCAGGACGATCGCCCACGTCGAGCTGGTGAAACTCTAA